The genome window CCGGGTCGGGTAGCCTACTCCAACCAGGCATTCGAGTACTGGCTATTACTGCACTTTTTGGATCACCAGGGTGGAGCTATGCACCGCCGACAATATGATGCCCGGCTCAACGAGTGCCTAAACCCCTTCGGCGTTCAGTACGACGGTCAGGCCAGTAAACTAGTCAGCAATGAGTTCTTTGACCTATTACTAGCCATTGATCCTAAAACGGACAAGCCGCGTGTTCGGCAGGCCATCAGCCGGGCTGAACGCTTGGATGAACGATACGACCATAGTAATCCTGCTATGGAAGACTCCTCAACGACTGTATTTCGGCTGGTAAAGGTGATTTTGGGGTGAATCTGACTTCCGACGATCCCTTTACTGAGAATGACTAGTGATAGTAAGCTACGAAAGGAATCAACTAAACAGATGCGTATAGATTTTAAAAGAGGGTAAGAAGGAGAACCAATAGACATAGCAAATGAACGACTATTAATTCCACAGGTACCGAACAGGGCATTGATAATTACAAGGTACCTAGAAATGAAAAGGCGCTTTCGAGATCAGTAATTAGTTGAGCTTCCATGCGTTCTCTGGAATCGCTGGTAATACGTAGTTCAGCGGCACGGATACGAATTGGTTCGTTACCAATCATGGCTGACGATACGGTGAAAGTCACGGTTTCAGTCGGTTCGGCCCCTTGTCTGACTGGATAAAGTAACAGTACTTGTCGAGTATTACGACGTAAGGCGTAGCTCACCATTTGATACATATCAGTTTGGCTAACGCCCGCCTTCTTATCAGCCTCGTCGTTGCCCTGCCGAATCTTGTATTTCATGTCGACAATGAGTTGCTCACCCTTCTGACCGAGTTTTTTGCTGGTTAAAAGTAGATCGTTTTTGATTTGGAAGACTTTATCATGTAAACCGTTAAGCGAGTCGCCTGAATTGATCCGTGAGGCGAGGTAATCAGTAGCCTGTGGTTTTATTGTAAATTGGTTAGTAAACGTCCGTTTAATTACGCTCGCAATTAGATCCTCATAAACACGGTCCATCGGAACCAGAAAGCAGAAGTGCCGCTGCTGGGCGTCTTGCTGACTGATGTATTGATGCCTCAGAAAGAACCGGCACATATCAAGGCAGTGCTCGTACTGATGAAAGAAACGGTTCAACAATACCGCATCGCAATCCTGTGCGATGCATGGGCAGTCGTCGACTTCGTCCAGTACAAACAGTATCTGCTCCAGTTGCCGTCGCGTTTCGAGCCGACATAGGTATGTAAGCTGCCGCGCAACATACTTAATGATCTGATTCAGCCGATTATTGAACTGAAACGGCTCATAGTCGCAAACTAGTTGATGCCAGTTGCCCCGGCTTAGGCTGTTGTTGACGTAGCCCTGTATATTTAGCCGCCCCCGCAGATGGGTCATCGTTTCCGTGACTTCCTGATACTGATGGTAAGGCTGCTCATTAACCAGCGTATGCGCGAACCGGGCAAAGTAACGGATCAGCGCATCGGGGAAATTGTCGATGGTTTCTGAATCGGACAATAGGTCTGCGAAGGGGAAGTTGACCCGTTCGCTGTAGTCAAGCCACCATAGTAGATGGCGAAGCGCTATATCGCTCTCGCCTTGTTTGAATACTTTTGGAAGAATCTGAATGGTTTGCCCGCCATACTGGATGAAACCAACGTACTGCCCCGCTTTTATGGTTTCTCTACCCTTACGACGTTCGAACTTCAGAAACGGCTGTTGTTTCGAAGCAGAGTTTTCAACATCCTCTGCGTAAAACACCGACCGGCTGGCCCACACCCCATCGAGGTAGGATTGCAGCCCGGTCACACCGTCCCGTAGCGCCTTGGGTAGCGCAACAAGGTGATGCTCTATCAGCACAATCGGACTACTCCACATAGCTTACCAGCAGTTGGTCCGTAATCTCGTCTGGGTTGGCGGTAATGCCAGCTTCACCTAATAGCTTGGCAACGGTTTTTGTATTGCCATTAAAATATTCCATCAGTAATGGAATGACCCGATTGTTAAACACTGAAGCCAGATCACTTTTGCCGATAAAATAGGCGTGTCCGATTAGGAAATCAGCGGATTTATGGTTGGCTCGAATGGCGCTATTTAGCCTATCTAATATTTCACGGGCTGGGCTTTGCAACAGGTTGCTGTCGGGTTTCTGATAGATAAACTCAAACCGGCGACGCAAGGCAATATCTAGCAAGGCCAGTGATTTATCGGCGGTATTCATTGTGCCGATTAGGTACAGGTTGGGCGGTATGGAAAACGGCTCGCCCGAGGGCAGCGTGATCGTCAGTTCGTTGGGCTCATCCAGCCGTTTATCGTCTTCCAGCAGCGTAATCAATTCGCCAAACACCCGAGACATATTGGCCCGGTTGATTTCGTCGATAATCAGAACGTAATTTTTAAGCGCTACTTTTTGGGTAATTTGCTGCCCCAGCTTGGCTAGTTGTTCAGAAAGAGGCTGATAATAGGGCCGTAAGCCGTTCGGGCGAATTTCCTGAGTGCCTTCATAAATCTCACGTAACGTTGTGATACTTAGCGTGTGAAGTGTACTGCCGTTCGCTTTACGGAAGCTGATACTACGCTCGGAAACATCATATACAACAAACTCTACTCCCGACGCCATTTTTACACAGATTTCCTGATCGGCGTCAACCAATGGTTGCATAAATTCGTCGAATACTACCTGAAACGGTCTTACTGTGGGAATACCTTTACTGATCTGACTAGCGCTGTAATTGTCACGCGCCCTTTTCGCAATCTGGTAGAAAATACCGTAACGCTGTTCAAACTTTAAATCACCGCCATCCGTGGCCGGTTTCAAGCCCGTTACGAAGTCTTCGTATGTGTAATTTTGATGGAAGGTGACAAAGTCAATCTGCTCACCCGTACGGTAGGGGTAGTTAACACATTTGGGGTATATTCGCCACCAATACAACTTAACTACCTTAATAACAGCAGTTTATAAGAAAACTTATGCGCTTAGCGTTCGTTTTAGCGAGCAAATAATTTTGCTGTTTATTTACGTGTAAAAGCAGCCATTTTTAATGCTCTTAAGCTTTAAAAAGACGTTATGACCATCCAAGCACGAAACACAGTGGTCAGTGACCCTAAATTCACACTTATTCTGGGTATTATACGCAACTTGCCAAAGTAGCTCCCACTATAGGTAATTATATCTGTGTAACTGTTTGATTAACAAACTTTTATAGGCTCTACGTGGCGGATATACTCTGAATGTGTCAGCTACCCTGACGGTAGTACGAGCAGGACAAACTATAGATTTTATACGCAGCCCGGTACTGTTGTTTTAGTCAATGCAACTAAGTGATGTCGGCTTGCATCTCTTTCAAGGATATACGATCGATCCTACCTCACGTTGAGATTACTTTATGGAGCCCGCTAGTGCTATGTTATTTGGCTATGCCCGCGTATCAACTCAAGATCAAAACCTTGATCTCCAACTGGACGACCTAACGAAGGCTGGCTGTCAGCGAGTGTTTCAGGAAAAGGTGTCTTCGGCCAAAGCCCGCCCACAACTCCAGAAAATGCTGGACATTCTCCGAGAAGGCGACACAGTCATCGTCTGGAAATTAGACCGCTTGGGTAGATCGTTGAAAGAGCTTTTCACCCTAGTCGATGACTTTCAGCGTAAAGGCATCGGTTTTCGTAGTCTCAACGACGCGATCGACACAACTACCGCACAGGGCCGGCTAGTTTTCAATCTGTTTGCCTCGCTGGCAGAGTTCGAACGCGACATGATCCGAGAGCGAACCAAAACAGGCTTAGCAGCCGCTCGGGCCAGAGGCCGGGTGGGTGGCCGTCCCAAGGGCCTTTCCGTGCAGGCTCAAGCCAAGGCGCGAGCTGTCAAAACAATGCATGGCCTGAAGAACCACACGATTTTAGATATTTGCCAACTCTTTCATCTGAGCCGAGCAACGGTCTATCGTTATTTAGCTTGGCGAGAAGAAACGATAACTACTGGTTGATAGATAACAGTGTATCATAAAACGGGTGAAAACAGGATCCGCACGCTTCCAGTCATTCCCGAAAGCCACCCTAAAACCCGCCCGTCCAACCGGCGGAACCGGCGCTAAACGTATTCATTATTTTTTAAAACTAACCCATGAAGAAAGTACTCCTTACCGGAACCGCATTATTGGCTTTCGCAGCCGCTGGCTTCGCCCAGACCAACCAGGCCACCACCAACCAGGCCGGTATTAACCAGAGGGCTGCCCAGACCCAAACGGGTAGCTATCTGAAATCGACCATTACCCAGACCTAGGGTTCCGCCACCAACGTTGGAGACTACGGCACTACTCGCCAAACCAGTACGGAGGCCGGGGGTAACCAGGTCACCATCAGCCAGACCAACGGGGCCAACTCAAACCAGGCGGGCGTAACGCAGTAGGGCGGCACGGGCAACAGCGGTACCATCACCCAGGACATGTCTAGCGGCACGGGAACCCTGCCCGTAACGGCTAGCACCTGATAAGTGGTGTAGTGACAATAAAACTAGACCGGACTGACTGACGCAGATGGCCAACGCAGCGACGCTAAGGCTGACGATGCATGGTGGGGTCATCTTTTTATCCGTGTCGAGCATGCCCACCGCACCGTCCGGCTGCGCCATGACCTGATCGAAACCGACCGTATAAACCCCAACGTTCGCCAAGACAATCTACTCGTGCACCTGGCAAAAAATGGCTGATTCTGCGTGAGTGGTAAGCGGGCGAATTAGTCGTTACCAGCGGGGTTGCCACGTATTATGATCATTCATACCTGGCAAAGCGCAGTTGACATACAACAAGCCGAACTTGGTACACAAATGGCCAAATGCCGCCCGAATGAAAAGTGGCGGATGAGGGTGCGAAGTCGTCTAATAAGATGGAGTGTATTGCCACACCCAGGACTAGCCTACAACCACAGTACCCTGCATGAACCACACCACACGGATCAACCCATTGTTGATCGAAGATGTGCCTATTATGGCCATGAACCTGGCCGGCCGGTTGGAAGGCGAAGGCTACCGCATCGTCGGTAGTACCACCAACGGCCCCAAGGCGCTCGACGCAGTCCGGTGCGACGTCGTCATCAAGGATGAATAAGCCGGCATCGAAACCGCCTTTTAGCTGCTGGCCCAACGATCCAGGCCGATCCGTCACCTGACGGCAGTACCGGAAACAACGCCTGGCTGAGACGGAGCAGCGGTAATACGGTTGCCTCATGCCAGGGGCGTTCAGTTGAGCAGCCTGCGTTACTTGCTGTCGACTCAAGCACATAAGTAACTTACGTAAGCCGCGGGCTGTCAATTAGTCGACGCCCACAGGGAATAGATAGATTCCCGAACGACGATTTGTGTGCCCGACCCACCCCGTGTGGTTAAGGCACACGAATCTACCCACCGTAGCTCACCAGGCAACGCTGGGTACCGCACGTACAACAAAGTGACAACGCTCGCTGGCCAAGAGCTGATCACCCGACGGAAACGCGCTTACGATACCAAAAGGCGCATCGAACGCCAAAAGACCTTACGTTTCAATTCATCCTTTTTAGTTTTTACTACCCCAAATCATGAAAAAAGTATTTCTTTCGCTTGCTGCTGTGTGTGCCATCACTACTGCTTTTGCTCAAAACCAAGCTACGCTCAATCAATCCGGAACTAGCCAACAGGCAACTATAAAACAAGCTGGCCAAAACCAGGCCTTAGTTACACAAAACAACGGTTCGTCTACTGGCACGGGGGGTAATAGCCTGACTTCCAGCCAGGCAGGATTCGGCAATTACCTGCAGTCTACGCAGTCCGGAACAACGAACTCGGCCAGCTTTACTCAGAAATTACAGGGAAGTTCATACGCTTACTCGACGCAAACGGGAACGTCAAACAAGATCACGTCTGAGCAGGCGAGCTACAGCGGGTCGGCGGCTACGGCTACCTTCACTCAAAGCGGTACGAGCAACGAGGCAACGCTCAGCCAGGCCGACAACGTTAGCGGTCAGGGAGGTACGTATGCTACGTTTACGCAAACCGGCGAAAAAAACGTAGCCTCTATCAAGCAGGGTGATGCGACTACTGGCGATGGGAACACGGCTACCATCACGCAGAAAGGCAATTTAAACACAGCTAGGCTTGAGCAGACAGGCGTGCTACTTAATGCCGACCTCTCTCAGGTTGGCAACAACAACGTAATCAAAGGGTTGAGTGGCGATGTCGCTATTCAGAACGGTATGTCTAACAGCCTCACCATTAGCCAGAACAGTAATTTTAACACGGCTTCGGTTGGTCAGAGCGGCATGGGAAACATGGGTACTATTCAGCAGGGCAACTAATCATTGATTTGCCTGGGCGGATCAAGCCTGTACTGGTACGAACAAGCCGTCCTCCTAGCAGGACGGCTTGTTCCTGTTCTAGTCAAAAAGTAGAGTAGTGAACTCTTCTCTTTGGATACAACCTGCCATTTATCTAGTTATTACTGTTTATTCTTTCCAATCTGCTCACGTGAAGAAAAGTATCCTCACCGGCGTTGCGCTTATGGTTTTTGCCGCAGTAAGCTACGCTCAATCGAATCAGGCTACGCTCAATCAGGTGGGTAATCAGCAGACAGGAAACGTTACGCAGGCCGGTGGTTCGTTACAATCGAATATCCAGCAGACGAGCGCTTCCGGGGTTACCAATACTGGAAATTACGCTAATACGTCGCAGGCACCTAACTACTACTCGTCGTCTAATCAGGCTAACGTCAATCAGTTGGGTAACAAATCTGGCTTTGCCAACATAGGTCAGGAAGGATCCGGTAACGCGTCTACCATCAATCAGACTAACAACACGGGGGGAAATGGCAACCAGAGTACAGCGGTCAATGCACCAGGGGCTGTAGCCAACGCTAACAACGTTCCCAATCAGGCGGGTATCAACGCCGTAACGGGCAACGGAGGTAATTACGCCAATACGTATCAGCGGGGGTTCAATGAGGCTGTAACCGTTAATCAGAACACCGGTTCAGCGGGCAACTACACCGATTCCCGGCAGGACGGGGGCGGAGGCCAAACGGTGACCGTGAACCAGAACAACACCAGTTCCGGCAACAAAACAACCGCCAACCAGTTTGGCCAGTCCAACAACCTGTCGGTTAGCCAGTCCAATAATTCATCGGGCAATACGGCCGCTGTTCGTCAGGGGTTTTCGGCTGCCGTGGGTGGCCCGAATACAAGCGGGGTGCTGGCTACTGTCGAGCAGCATGGTGTTGTTGGCGGAGCCGCCAGTAGTGGCAACCAGTCGACAATCAACCAGGTTGCAACGGGTGGCGGTACAACGGCGCTCAGCCAGCAGAATGCTGGTCCATTGGGCGTATCGTCAGGAAACATAGCGGAGATCAATCAGCGCAATGGTAGTCATCAGGCTACCGTTCAGCAGAACAACAGCAGTACAGGCAACACGGGTACCGTGTCGCAGCAGGGTTCGGGTAACGGCGCTACCATTGCTCAGTCGACGAACAGTGCTGCCAACCAGTCAGCTGTCGTACAAACCGGTACCAACGGACAGGCCTTTACCAATCAGGCAGGTACGTCGGGCTTTACCAGTGCGGAAAACAGAATTTCGGTTGACCAGGCGGGTGATCGGCAAACCGCAACGATCAATCAGAATGCAGGCGCTAACGGACCCAGCACCGGCAACCGTAGTACCAGCACGCAACGGGGAGCCCTAAATACCATGACCGTTAACCAGACCGATCGGAGTATAGGAAACCAGTCGACGGTAGCGCAGTACGGAGCAGGTACCACTGCCAACACGGTTCTGGTTAACCAGTCGGGTACGTCGGCCCGTCCCACGGTGAACAACAAAGCAACTATTTCGCAGGGAACAGCGGCATCGGCTTGGAATAACAACTCGTCGACGACGTCTCAACTGGGTGCCTTCAACGAAGTTACTGTGGCCCAGATCGGTGGCAACAGTAACGCGGTCTCCTCCGAACAGACAGGTGACCGGAACCTATCGACGCATAACCAGAACGGGGCGTCGAACTCGATTGTCGAGTTCACGTACGGTACTAATAACCGGCTTGACGTCGTGCAGACGGGAACGGCTAACGGAGCCCGGATTCAGATGCTGCCAAACGGCGCGGTGGGTGGTAACGATAACAATAGCAGCCGGATTGCTCAATCGGGCGCGGCCAACTACGCGGAACTAAATCTGCGAGCAGCCAATTCGTCGCAGCCAGGCTCGCCTAACTTCCTAATCGATCAGACAGGGCGGAGTAATTTCGCCAAACTGGAGGTTCGCGGCAGTTCAGGTTCCGGTTCGGGTACTCCTGGTCTGAACAACTCGGTTCAGATCGTTCAATCGGCATCGTCGGCAGGCGGTACCCTGGGCCAAACAGCCAATGGCTTAGTCTGGGGCGATCAGAACGCAGTAACCATCAATCAGTCGGGCGTTGACGATAATACCATTGGTGGTACATCGACCGGGCAATATGGTTTCGAGATTAAAGGCAATAACAACACGGTTGGTTTAACGCAAAATGGTAACAAAAACAGCATCAACATAGGTATTACCGGTGGTGTTGCGGGCAGTGGAAACCAGGTAGCCATCAACCAAACTAACAGTAACAACCAGGTAGGCACAGGATTTGGTGGTGGCACTACGGTTACGAATACGTCTGCCCGGGGGTTGTACATTACTGGAAATGGTAACTCCGTAAACATCAGTCAGGATGGTGGTGACGAAGTCAAAGTACTCCAGAGTGGCGATGACAAACTGATGGTCAAACAGCAGAATGGTATGTCGAGTGTTGCTCAGTCGAACCGGGTGCTTATTGACCAGGGGGCAGGTAGTCAGGACGCTGTCATTACGCAGAACGGCGCAGGTAACTTTGTGTATGGACTGGGTGGTGCGGGCACGTTTGCCGTACAGGGCGGTGGATCGGCCAACCAAGCGGTTGTAACCCAGAGTGCATCGAACGGTTTTACGAACGAACTGCGCCTTAGCCAGATCAGCACAGAGGCTATGAATATGGCGACGGTTAATCAAAATGCAACGGGAGTCAGTAACCTGGCCGAGGTCAAACAGAATGGCTCGGGCAATAGGGCGACAATCAATCAAACAGGTAACTAGTAGTCGACAGGAAGGCTGGCTCGTTTCGGTCAGCCTTCCTGTTTAAAACAGCTTACCTATCAACCTTACTAGTATGAAAAATATCATTCTCTTGGGTTTGGCGGTTTTAGGTGCTGTATCGGCCACTGCACAAAATACAGCGGTTGTCACCCAGCAGGGTAATACGCACGAATTGTCGGTTGTGCAGCGGGGTTCGGGCAACACATCGGTCGTTAACCAAACAACTGCCGGGTCGGCAAATCGGGTAGTCATCACGCAATCGGGTGCCAACAACGTCGCAACCGTTAATCAGGGGGGCGAGTCGATCAGCAGTGAGGCCAACACGCAAAACACAGTCACGGCAACACAGGCTGGCGATGGAGAAACCATGATTAACCAGACCAATGGAGGCAATACGATAAGCGTCTATCAGTCCGGTCTAGCCCCCACTGACAAAAAGAAGAAAACCAGCCCGAAACGGTCTGCAAACTAGTGGTCGCGGAGCCGGTTCCTGGCCGACTCTACCCGATCATTAACTAGTTAATTTAGTAAGCTACAGTTTCCAACTAGACAAGTTCTGCCAACGGCTCTGGTAGCTGGCAGACTTACTTTAATTGAACCAGCAATCGATCCTCAATGCTTAATCAATAGTAACTCAATGTCAGATTTACTCATTAAACGTCTATTCACCTTACTATTTGGTATGATCTGTGGGGCGGCTAGTGCTCAGGTGAATTCAGTTCCAACAAACAACTTGGATGCTTACTGGAATCTGACGTCGATACCGAATCAGGCGCAGGTAAGCCTACAACCCGGTCTGACAAACCTGACTGGCCTGAGCGGTTCCATCAACAGGGTTATTACGCAGCAGGATGGTCTTGACAATGCAGCGCAGCTAGCCATTACGGCAGGTTCTCAAAATCAACTGAGGCTTAATCAGACAAACAATACCAACTACGCAGATGCCACCTTATCAGGCGTAAGCAACAACGTTGTTATTAGTCAAACGGGGGGAAACAATAACCTCGCCTTTGGGCTGAATGGTACTAATAACCGACTCGCGCTTACGCAGGACGGAAGTGATCGTCTCCAGATGATAGGGCTTCAGCAGAACAACACCCGTCTCGACGTGAATCAGGGTGCTGGCAACAATTCACTGACCATAGACAACACGACATTGTTCAAAGACATTAATGGCACAGGTATTCCTAACCTACGCATTGAACAAACGGGGGGCGCTACGGCCACCATCCAGAACGGACGGATTTTTGGCAATTAAAGTGATGATTACCCTACGTAGCCTATCGCTTATTTGTCTGGTGCTACTGCAGTCGGTCTGCCAGGCACAGGATCCTGATCTGGACGGTAAACTCATTGAGGGGACCATGAATGAAGCGGTGGTCGCCGAAGAGGGTACGGAAACGCTGCTGCTTGATCAGACGCGCAGCAAAATCGGCCGCGACTTCTACGACGCGTTTTTCCGGCATTACGCCGAACTACCCAAGGCACCCGGCCTGCCCGCGCCGACTGACTCGACCCGCCGGATCGAACCGAACCTCGAACTCGATCTGACGGCCTTCGTCGTCACAATCGAGGAGCTACCCGCCTTCGGCGTCGGCACGACGGTAATCGTGGTGTCGCTCAACGATCAGGTGATCTGGCAGAACTACGTGCAGGCGCGAGCCGAGACGCTGGAGGCATACGCCTTTGATGCGTCCGAACTGCTCAATCAGTACGTCATTAACTATCAGGACGTGCAGAATCAGCTCGAAAGCGCCGATCAGCGCGGATCAGGTATTTTTTGACAAATAGTTTCAGGTTTAACGTGTAAAGGTCAAGGCTGACCGGTATACGTGTAAAATAGTCTCCATCGATGAACAAACGACTACTCGTTCTATTGTGTCTGATGCTGTTCGGCACGGTAGCCGCCCACGCGCAAAGCTTTGTGTACCATCCAAACAACCCCAACTTCGGGGGCAATACCTTCAATTATTCGTGGATGCTGAGTTCGGCCACCGCGCAGGACCGCACGACCGACCCGTCGGCCAGGCGAAACACGGGCACATCGACGCAGACCAGCACACTCGACAGCTACGCCCAAAGCCTGCAAAACCAGTTGCTGAGCCGGATCACCAGCAACCTCATTAGCAAGCAGTTCGGCGAATCGACGCTCAAGCCCGGCACCTATACCTTCGGTGAATTTCAGGTCGAGATCACCAATGGAACCAACGGCGTGGTAGTCCGCATCGTCGACGGGAAGGGGGGCGAAACCTCCATCACCGTGCCTTATTTCTGACCCGCCCCGGCACCGCCGGTACTTCCGTTCATCAATCCACTCGTAACCCCGACTCGTACCATAATGGCAACTTCATGGCTGCCCCGTTTGCTGGTGCTGACAACCTGCGTGAGCCTGCTGAGCAACTGCACCGCTTTTTTTTACCAGCCCACCGGTCCTCGCCGGGCGCGGCTGGGTGAAGAAACCCCGACAACCACAACGCTCCGGTCACTACCCCCGGCTAAAGAAAAGATCGTGGCCGCCGTCTACAAATTCCGCGACCTGACGGGGCAGTACAAACAGACCGAAACGGGCGCGGGCTTCTCTACCGCCGTCACCCAGGGAACGACCAACATCCTGCTCAAAGCCCTCGAAGAAAGCAACTGGTTTGTGCCCATCGAGCGCGAAAACGTGAGCAACCTGCTCAACGAACGCAAGATTGTCCGCTCCAGCGTGGCCCAGTTCAAGGAAGGCGAAAACCTGCCCCCGCTGCTGTTTGCCGGGATCATTCTGGAAGGCGGGGTCGTCTCCTACGATGCCAACATCATCACCGGTGGCGGTGGCCTGCAATATTTCTCGGCCGGTGGGTCCACCCAATACCGGCAGGACCGCGTCACGGTCTACCTGCGGGCGGTCGCCACTAAAACGGGTAAGATTCTCAAGACCATTTACACCTCCAAAACCATCCTGTCGCAGACGGTCAGCGCCAGTCTGTTCCGCTACGTGACGTTCAAGCGACTGCTGGAAACCGAAACCGGCCTGACCACCACCGAGCCGGGACAGATGGCCGTCACCGAAGCCATCGAAAAGGCGGTCGAAGGCCTGATTATCGAGGGTGTGCGCGACGGGCTGTGGGCCGCCGAAGACAAACAGGCCGGACCGATGAAGAAAGTGCTCGACGCCTACGACACCGACAAAACGCGTATGCAGGAAACCGACGTCTACGGCATACGCCCCGAAATCGACGCGCCCCTCGTTACGCTGCAACCCTACGCCGGGGTGATGCGCTACTACGGCGATTACGCCCGCCACACCATGACCGGAGCCTATGGCGCATCGCTGGACGTGTATTTAACCTCGAAGTTTGGTATTCAGGCCAATGCCGCCACCGGAACGCTGGCCAGCGAAGGCGCTTTCTCAACCCGCATAAGCTCGCTGGAGGGCAACCTGATCTTCCGGCCAACGCCCTTTCAGCGCTGGACCTCGCTGCTCTTCATCGGGGCGGGCATGGTGTCGCGGGCGGGCAGCGGGCCACTCAACCTACAGGGCGACCGCTACCTGCAAGCGCAGGGGGGCGTGGGGATTCAGTATTCGACCAGCGGGCTGTTTGGCTTTCGCTCGACGATTGCTTACAATCAGCCGTTTACCGACGCGCTCGACGGCATCGTGGCCGGCAACCGCAACGACTATTACCTGCGCGGTACGCTGGGCCTGACGCTGAACATCGGCAGTATCTACCGGCCGAAGCGCACCCCCGTCAACACCCGTAACTAATCACCCTTCATCACTCCATTGCCGTGATTCCCCGCCCTCTTTTCCTGAAATCCATCGCTTTTGTACTAGCCCTATTGACCGGCCTGCTCGGCTTGTGGGGCTGCAACGAAGATA of Spirosoma rhododendri contains these proteins:
- a CDS encoding CsgG/HfaB family protein encodes the protein MATSWLPRLLVLTTCVSLLSNCTAFFYQPTGPRRARLGEETPTTTTLRSLPPAKEKIVAAVYKFRDLTGQYKQTETGAGFSTAVTQGTTNILLKALEESNWFVPIERENVSNLLNERKIVRSSVAQFKEGENLPPLLFAGIILEGGVVSYDANIITGGGGLQYFSAGGSTQYRQDRVTVYLRAVATKTGKILKTIYTSKTILSQTVSASLFRYVTFKRLLETETGLTTTEPGQMAVTEAIEKAVEGLIIEGVRDGLWAAEDKQAGPMKKVLDAYDTDKTRMQETDVYGIRPEIDAPLVTLQPYAGVMRYYGDYARHTMTGAYGASLDVYLTSKFGIQANAATGTLASEGAFSTRISSLEGNLIFRPTPFQRWTSLLFIGAGMVSRAGSGPLNLQGDRYLQAQGGVGIQYSTSGLFGFRSTIAYNQPFTDALDGIVAGNRNDYYLRGTLGLTLNIGSIYRPKRTPVNTRN